A single window of Anas acuta chromosome 31, bAnaAcu1.1, whole genome shotgun sequence DNA harbors:
- the LOC137846227 gene encoding E3 ubiquitin-protein ligase TRIM39-like isoform X1, whose translation MAEDIPAESFQDEASCSICLGFFQDPVSIHCGHNFCRACITRCWEEEEANFTCPRCKETAPERNLRPNRELAKIIEIAKRLSLQAAKGGAGGERLCEKHQEALKLFCEEDQTPICLVCRESQAHRAHPVVPIEEAAEEHKEKFQAHVQILKDRREKLLGLKMAEEGRSLNFLERVEEERQKVVAEIKELHQFVERQEQLLLGQLAKLDQEIVRRQEESIAKILEEISSVGEQIRELEEKCQQPAYELLQDSRNILSRLEKECAQKPLEASPELAEMPTSLPQKNIALKEMLMKFQVSLTLDPETAHPRLVLSEDRKRVRWEDTRQPVPDNPKRFDSSRCVLGCEGFSTGRHYWEVEVGDGEAWAVGVAKESVRRKGRISVNPEVGIWAVGQCGSQYQALTSPTSPISLLAAPRGIGIYLDYEAGRVAFFDSHNLAPIFTYPPTSFAGEQILPLLCLGRGCQFTLSP comes from the exons ATGGCTGAAGACATCCCCGCCGAAAGCTTCCAGGATGAAGCCTCCTGCTCCATCTGCCTGGGCTTCTTCCAAGACCCCGTCTCCATCCACTGCGGCCACAACTTCTGCCGGGCGTGCATCACCCGCtgctgggaggaagaggaggcgaATTTCACCTGCCCGCGGTGCAAAGAGACGGCCCCGGAGAGAAACCTGAGACCCAACCGGGAGCTGGCGAAAATCATCGAGATAGCCAAGAGGCtgagcctgcaggcagccaaaggaggggcagggggggagaGGCTGTGCGAGAAGCACCAGGAGGCTCTGAAACTCTTCTGCGAGGAGGACCAGACCCCCATCTGCCTGGTCTGCAGGGAGTCCCAGGCGCATCGCGCCCACCCCGTGGTCCCCATcgaggaggctgcagaggagcaCAAG GAGAAATTCCAGGCTCACGTGCAGATCCTGAaggacaggagagaaaaactgctGGGGCTGAAAATGGCTGAGGAAGGGAGAAGCCTGAATTTCCTC GAAAGGGTAGAAGAGGAGAGGCAGAAGGTCGTGGCTGAAATCAAGGAGCTGCACCAGTTCGTGGAGCgacaggagcagctcctcctgggccAGCTAGCCAAGCTGGACCAGGAGATCgtgaggaggcaggaggagagcatcGCCAAGATCTTGGAGGAGATCTCCTCCGTGGGTGAGCAGATCCGTGAGCTGGAAGAGAAGTGTCAGCAGCCAGCATATGAACTCCTACAG GACAGCAGGAACATCCTGAGCAG gctTGAGAAAGAGTGCGCCCAGAAGCCATTGGAGGCATCGCCTGAGCTGGCCGAGATGCCCACAAGTCTTCCCCAGAAGAACATTGCCCTCAAGGAGATGCTGATGAAATTTCAAG TAAGCCTGACGCTGGATCCGGAGACGGCGCATCCCCGGCTGGTCCTGTCCGAGGATCGCAAGCGCGTGAGGTGGGAAGACACCCGCCAGCCCGTGCCCGACAACCCCAAACGCTTCGATTCGTCTCGCTGCGTGCTGGGCTGCGAGGGTTTCAGCACGGGGAGGCACTactgggaggtggaggtgggCGACGGGGAAGCCTGGGCCGTCGGGGTGGCCAAGGAGTCGGTGAGGAGGAAGGGACGGATCAGCGTCAACCCCGAGGTGGGCATCTGGGCGGTGGGGCAGTGCGGGAGCCAGTACCAGGCTCTCACCTCTCCTACCAGCCCCATCTCCCTGCTCGCCGCCCCCAGGGGGATTGGGATTTACCTGGACTACGAGGCAGGGCGCGTGGCGTTTTTCGACTCCCACAACCTGGCGCCCATCTTCACCTACCCGCCGACGTCCTTTGCAGGGGAGCAAATCCtccccctgctctgcttggggagggggtgccAGTTCACCCTGTCCCCCTGA
- the LOC137846227 gene encoding E3 ubiquitin-protein ligase TRIM39-like isoform X2, which translates to MAEDIPAESFQDEASCSICLGFFQDPVSIHCGHNFCRACITRCWEEEEANFTCPRCKETAPERNLRPNRELAKIIEIAKRLSLQAAKGGAGGERLCEKHQEALKLFCEEDQTPICLVCRESQAHRAHPVVPIEEAAEEHKEKFQAHVQILKDRREKLLGLKMAEEGRSLNFLERVEEERQKVVAEIKELHQFVERQEQLLLGQLAKLDQEIVRRQEESIAKILEEISSVGEQIRELEEKCQQPAYELLQPAFFFPSRLEKECAQKPLEASPELAEMPTSLPQKNIALKEMLMKFQVSLTLDPETAHPRLVLSEDRKRVRWEDTRQPVPDNPKRFDSSRCVLGCEGFSTGRHYWEVEVGDGEAWAVGVAKESVRRKGRISVNPEVGIWAVGQCGSQYQALTSPTSPISLLAAPRGIGIYLDYEAGRVAFFDSHNLAPIFTYPPTSFAGEQILPLLCLGRGCQFTLSP; encoded by the exons ATGGCTGAAGACATCCCCGCCGAAAGCTTCCAGGATGAAGCCTCCTGCTCCATCTGCCTGGGCTTCTTCCAAGACCCCGTCTCCATCCACTGCGGCCACAACTTCTGCCGGGCGTGCATCACCCGCtgctgggaggaagaggaggcgaATTTCACCTGCCCGCGGTGCAAAGAGACGGCCCCGGAGAGAAACCTGAGACCCAACCGGGAGCTGGCGAAAATCATCGAGATAGCCAAGAGGCtgagcctgcaggcagccaaaggaggggcagggggggagaGGCTGTGCGAGAAGCACCAGGAGGCTCTGAAACTCTTCTGCGAGGAGGACCAGACCCCCATCTGCCTGGTCTGCAGGGAGTCCCAGGCGCATCGCGCCCACCCCGTGGTCCCCATcgaggaggctgcagaggagcaCAAG GAGAAATTCCAGGCTCACGTGCAGATCCTGAaggacaggagagaaaaactgctGGGGCTGAAAATGGCTGAGGAAGGGAGAAGCCTGAATTTCCTC GAAAGGGTAGAAGAGGAGAGGCAGAAGGTCGTGGCTGAAATCAAGGAGCTGCACCAGTTCGTGGAGCgacaggagcagctcctcctgggccAGCTAGCCAAGCTGGACCAGGAGATCgtgaggaggcaggaggagagcatcGCCAAGATCTTGGAGGAGATCTCCTCCGTGGGTGAGCAGATCCGTGAGCTGGAAGAGAAGTGTCAGCAGCCAGCATATGAACTCCTACAG ccagcttttttttttccttccaggctTGAGAAAGAGTGCGCCCAGAAGCCATTGGAGGCATCGCCTGAGCTGGCCGAGATGCCCACAAGTCTTCCCCAGAAGAACATTGCCCTCAAGGAGATGCTGATGAAATTTCAAG TAAGCCTGACGCTGGATCCGGAGACGGCGCATCCCCGGCTGGTCCTGTCCGAGGATCGCAAGCGCGTGAGGTGGGAAGACACCCGCCAGCCCGTGCCCGACAACCCCAAACGCTTCGATTCGTCTCGCTGCGTGCTGGGCTGCGAGGGTTTCAGCACGGGGAGGCACTactgggaggtggaggtgggCGACGGGGAAGCCTGGGCCGTCGGGGTGGCCAAGGAGTCGGTGAGGAGGAAGGGACGGATCAGCGTCAACCCCGAGGTGGGCATCTGGGCGGTGGGGCAGTGCGGGAGCCAGTACCAGGCTCTCACCTCTCCTACCAGCCCCATCTCCCTGCTCGCCGCCCCCAGGGGGATTGGGATTTACCTGGACTACGAGGCAGGGCGCGTGGCGTTTTTCGACTCCCACAACCTGGCGCCCATCTTCACCTACCCGCCGACGTCCTTTGCAGGGGAGCAAATCCtccccctgctctgcttggggagggggtgccAGTTCACCCTGTCCCCCTGA